DNA from Plectropomus leopardus isolate mb chromosome 11, YSFRI_Pleo_2.0, whole genome shotgun sequence:
TAAAATGGTGTGAATATGATAGCCATAGCCATCGGTATAGCTTATGCAAGTGGAGATCTGTCTGCACCATTGAAAGTTGACAGTTCAGAGGCACTAATCTGACAAAAGGACGGTGTAAATCAACAACTGCACAACAATTTTGGATATTAACAAAGAAAACTGTTTGGGAGCAAAGTAGGGGGACTTTGACTGAGTCTCTGGTGGCTGCATGAGAAAGAGATTAGGTAGGACGCACAGGCAAAAGGGCAAGAGGGAGCCACCAAGGAGGTGAGTGACGGATTTACCCTCGGAGgggtaaaaaaatgactgtggtGTCTCAGGAGAACCACGACGACTCTGTGGTCGTAACTCCTTTGTTGCAAGATGCTGCTGACCTGGAAGCAGCGGAGCAGGAGTGTAGCGAGAGGGTGATCATCAACATCTCAGGTCTGCGCTTTGAGACGCAGTTAAAAACACTCTCCCGCTACCCGACCACGCTCCTGGGAGATCCGCGTAAACGGATGCGTTTTTTTGACCCTCTGAGAAATGAATACTTCTTTGACAGGAACAGGCCGAGCTTTGATGCCGTCCTCTATTATTACCAGTCAGGAGGGCGGCTCCGGAGGCCCGTGAGTGTACCTGTGGATATTTTCTTGGATGAAATTAAGTTTTACGAACTGGAAGAGGAGGTCATAGAGCTTTACCGAGAAGATGAAGGCTTAGCGAGGGAAGAGGAGCGCCCGCTGCCTAACAATGTGTATCAACGCCAGTTATGGCTCCTGTTTGAGTATCCAGAGAGCTCAGGACCTGCGCGGATAAACGCCATTGTTTCAGTTATGGTTATTTTAATATCCATAATTATATTCTGCTTGGAGACTTTACCCGAGTTTAGAGAAGTCACCGCTTTGGACAATTCCATCAATGGAAGTGTGCATGGCAAAGAGCCCAGTCCGTTCACAGATCCCTTTTTCATGGTGGAGACGCTGTGCATCGTGTGGTTCTCCTTTGAATTCACCATGAGGTTCCTCTCCTGCCCCAGTAAAGcagctttctttaaaaacatcatgaacCTGATCGATGTTGTGGCTATAGCTCCTTATTTTATCACCCTGAGCCTTGATCTCGCGGAGCATCAGGGCAGCAGTCAGCAGGCTGCGTCTCTGGCCATACTGAGGGTCATCCGTCTGGTGcgtgttttcaggatttttaaacTTTCCAGGCACTCCAAGGGCCTCCAGATTCTCGGCCAAACGCTTCACGCAAGCCTCAGGGAGCTGGGACTGCTCATATTCTTCCTGATCATTGGAGTTGTTTTATTCTCCAGCTCGGTTTATTTTGCAGAAGCAGAAGACCCCGAGTCTGGATTTTCAAGTATACCTGATGCGTTTTGGTGGGCTGTGGTGACAATGACCACGGTTGGATATGGAGACATGTGCCCCTCCACCATGGGGGGGAAATTCGTTGGATCTTTGTGCGCCATCGCCGGAGTGCTAACCATAGCTTTACCGGTCCCGGTCATAgtgtcaaattttaattatttctacCACAGAGAGAACGAGGATGAGGACAATATTCAGTATGTGCACGTGACGTGTGGACAGCCGCCGCCTTCCATGGGTGAATGTGATTCAAACAAAAGTACCCAGTCGCTCTCCAAAACTGAGTCCTATCAGGAGAGCGACGACTTGGAAACGTTGACATATCCAAACGTGACCTCAGTGGAGACGTATACAGGGAAACTGACAGTTGTATGAAACGCAGCGTTGGAAGACGGGTTTATTTCTGGTGAGTCGTTTTCCAGTGGACATACAGTGTCAGCTCCCTCACGTCGGATCCTGCAGTTGTTTTACGCACGCTGTCTACATGATTCCTAAACGTGGAGCCTCAGATATTCATGCTGCAAACCCCACCAATATGAGAATTGCGTTCACTGCACTAAATGGGGAGGTGTAACAAATGGGGTAAAATCAATTAGTGGGGAACTCTGCGCCACAGCTTCAGGGCAGCCctcacatgaaaacatttgggAACCCCTGGGTTACGCATGGAATATTTGAAATGCCACCAGCTGTAATTGAGCCACACGACAACAAACCTCTCAATCTTTGAAGTGGATTAACCAACGAAAATAAATGTGGAGATGTTTTCTTACCTTTAATCTCTCAGCTAAGGCAAATACTTTATCAAAAAGAAGCCCCGAACCAAACTTTCTATTGTTGACAAAATCACGTGGCCTATTCTCAAATTACGCTCGGAATAAGGTAGCTGTGCGTAAAAGCGCACATGACCAGCTCTGCGCAGAGGAGCGCGAGGCGAAAGacagacacataaacaaagACAGTACTTTGTCTGTCACATTAGTCAAAATCGTTGGTTTGTAGACACCTTATGTGTAACTGTGGCAGGCCATACGTGTGTCTTTCAGTCTCCCGTTTCGAGTAGTAGCCCGATAGTAGTTTGTTTGCGTATGTGGACTGGAAGATTGTTGGCTCCATCCCTCAATCCACCATGGATGACGTTCACATGTTCTCCATAATAATGAGATCAgttttcataataaaaacataaatattctgGTGACACAGGATCGTTTTTCATAGGTATTACTTTActttctaaaacaaaacaaaaatgacaaatctcATTCTGTGAGACGGAAAACATCTCCGACTAAATTTTTCTTTAGAGCTTTCTTCTTTAATTCTGATCAGAAAAAGTGAGCTCTGAGCGCCACTCTGTGGATGATAAATATCCCTGCAGACGACACCTCTGCTCCGGCTCTACTGTGTGCAAAATGAACACTTTAACTTTATCTTTGCACTGTTGCAGCTGACCTGAAACTAGTTTAAGCATAAGCCCCTGTGTGGCAGCATCCGGATGCTTGTGATGGTTAACTGAGCTCAGCAGAAGCCTGCCTGCTTTTTCTCACCTCCTAATGTTATCACAgtgagttttgttttctgcttaCTTGCAGGAGGCAGACGATCATGAGAAGCTTGTTTCTCCTTCAGAGTCGCAACAAAGTACAAGCTCTTCTTCTCCAAAGTGTTGGATCATTTTCTCACGGATATTCGTGCATTGCCAGTGTTGTAGCTTTGATGGAAGACACGCTTGGAAACGGTTCAGTCTGCCTTAATGGACAGTGTGTGTATCATCACTAGAAGAAAACGACATTCTTTTGTGTAGGCTTTATTAATGACCACGCTTTCTTTCTATAAAAAGCCTTGTGTATACTGCGTTTTTGTAACTTCCATTTTTCTTATGCATCTTTTAATGCAGTTAGAGTCGCAACTTCCCTCTATGTTCTTACAAACATTCAGATTGCATTGCAGCTCGCcgtaaacaacagcaacaacgaCATAGCGCGAGACATTACAATGCAATGTCTGCATGACGCGATTGCattatgaattttaaatgtaataaaatatttatttttctaattgaAACATGTATGTGAACTTAACTTAAtccttttttataaataaattatgaatcAGAAAATATACCACtcgttatttttttctattctcaGTTTAACACAGATCAGATTTAGGCCAATCATTTAAAACTACAAATCCATGCCTATTAATTAGTtcaattgactttttttttggtgctgaaTGATTGAAAAAAGGCGCAGAACTAGACATTGCGTTGTCTTGCCATAAAACCAATTAacttaataaaatgtcatagtgatAAATGTGGGAGGGGGTTTATTTGGCTGAAggcacattttaacaaattagGCAGAAGTCCGATGACCTGATTTTgtgttgaatgtgtgtttttagaaagTCAGAAGACTCTCAATCAATTCAGCTTTGATCCTCACCGTGTTGTTAGGCCCTGAAAAATACATCAACCGTTGCACAGGCCCCTAATATCAGCAGTGGGTAAATATATTTGCTTGGctatttgttttaattctgtGTCATAATGATTTGAGTATATTCCGGTGTTTGTTTGGGGGATTTGTACATGCAGTCCTCTGTGAGGTGAATCAATCATCtgcgctgtccgtggtgctgaaaatTATCCCCCGTCCTCTGCAGAGCgttatgccaaaaaaaaaaatcctgcatttcTATCAGATTTGTTTGACTTCTGCAGCCAGATGTAGCGATGAGTGGAGGCTGAGACGATATTATAACTTAGTATCATAAAGTATCAGATACTGGGTGTGAGCCGTGCACATCTTGGATGCAAGCACCCCTGATGTGATGAGGGCTGCGAACACACTGTGgacgttttttttaatctcttgcATTGCTTCCTAGTAAAATATTGCAGATTGctaaatatattttagtctCACGTTGACTGAGATATTGACACGTCCAAGTAACGCCAGTGCAAATCCTTCAGTAATGCAACGGAATGGTGATTTAATCTCTCACCAGTTTATGTCGGGCTTGTTTTACTAAATTATTAAACGTATCAAATGTAAGCCAGTAAATGTAGAGGTTTTGTTACAAGCTGTCCTTTGCAGTCTGATTGCGCCAGTGCTGGCACACAAGCGCtcttgtttttgtggtgtgtggAGAACTTCTCACGGCGTGCTTTAGTAGGAGCCGGTCTGCATTGCGTCGAAACCctccaactcctcctcctccctctcctgctgctctcccctcccctctcctctctttacCCTCACCTCCCCTGCGCTTGCATGTAAAATGCACAGCAAAACTTGCTTGACATTGTGGCGAAAACATTTGGACgtcgctgctgctgcacttGAATGTCAACTATCCgttttttgaaatttaattttttattcatccCTTCCGAGCCGCGCCGCAACACACCCTGCCCGTCATCTTTGTCTACTCGCAGAAAAAAAGCGGCAGATTTCTGCTGATGCAGTGATGTCTGGAAATGTCAAGGGCTCGCTTATTGCCCCTTAATGTATCTCCCCCCTGAATTGCAGCGCAAGATTTTCTCCTGCGGTATACTGTAAGCTGTTCACACCACCGTGCCGCCGCGCGAGCAGCTCCCGACGCTGCAGTTttgccttttctctcttttcgcTCCTTTTTCCACCTCAGGCTTTCCTCGTTTAGACTCACCTGATTTTCATCTTGTTTCTAAAGATTTGAGGACACTTTGAGACGGACACAATTAGGATGGCGATGAGAATAGTACggctctaggattttttttttaggtaggtgCAATGTAAAGTTGCCACCTGACACCCACTGCTGCCTTGTCGTTGGATGATTTTACTCGAGGATAAGACGCATTCAAGACCTTTCAAGACCAGCCCACGGTAAGCCTCCAAACTGCTGACTTACACAATAATGATATCggttgggtgtttttttttcttatggacgtctgctgttgatgtgaGGAGAACAACTATACCGTGATGCATTCTGCATCTTTTGCCCCCGCAGTAGGCCTATGGGCTGTATGCATGTAGAAACAGTTGGTGTAATATCAGTATCAGATGTTATGCGTCACATCATAATTCAGGCTGGTTAGAGTGGCGTAGGATAGATCATTGCCATGCTCCTTTAAGACAGAGAACCAGAGCATTTATCTGTTAAACTAAGGTAAACAGAAAAATGGgtgtaagagagaaaaaaagagaaaaaaagataccGGCAGGAATGTTTAAAATACCATGTAGTGCAGGAAGATCATCATACTCACGACTGACAGAGAGGTTATAAATGTCTATTGAACAGAAATGTTGCTTAGGGTAGTGTTTTTGCCGTTACCAGTGGATAACAACACTAATTGCAGGCTGAgagaagtaaataaataaataaataaactgcaaaaaatgctGAGCCAGCAAATATCTTGGCTGTTTGATCCCAttatttcctcctctctctccctcgctctccctctccctctctctttctctctctgggtGACAGAGGCAGcagtaacaacagcagcagatgcACTGGAGAGCAGCAATGGTCAAGTCAGCGAGAACCGCAGTGGAGCCGCACTGAGGCAGAGCAGCCAACCAGCCCCCTCGCATCTGGGGACGTCTCCAACAACTTAAGGGGTGTGGGAAGCTGAGGAGTGGAAAAATTTGCCCCCAAACCTGAATGCCTGCTCGGTCAGACTAATCGGGATCCCAACACAactcctccccctccacctcctcctcctcctcctcctcctatttCCCAAAATGACCGTGGTAGCAGGAGATAACATGGATGAGACCTCGGCTGTCCCGGGCCACCCTCAGGACACCTATCCCCCAGACCACAATGACCACGAATGCTGCGAGAGGGTGGTCATCAACATAGCCGGTCTCAGGTTTGAAACGCAGTTGAAAACTCTGTCCCAATTTCCAGAGACATTGCTTGGCAACCCCAAAAAGCGGATGCGGTACTTTGACCCTCTGAGGAATGAGTACTTCTTCGACAGGAACCGCCCCAGCTTTGATGCCATCCTCTATTACTACCAGTCCGGGGGTCGGCTGAGAAGACCAGTGAACGTCCCGTTGGATATGTTCtcagaagaaatcaaattttACGAGCTGGGAGTGGATGCAATGGAGAAGTTTCGTGAGGACGAGGGTTTCATCAGGGAGGAAGAGCGTCCTTTACCTGAGAAGGAGTTCCAGCGTCAGATTTGGCTCCTCTTCGAGCACCCGGAAAGTTCAGGAACTGCGAGAGGAATTGCCATAGTGTCTGTGATGGTAATCCTGATTTCAATAGTCATATTTTGTTTAGAGACTTTACCACAGCTTAAAGAGGACCCGAGGGGTCGAATGATTGCAGTTGGGAACACTACTGTTTATTATAAGCCAAATATTCTCACTGACCCCTTCTTCGTCATTGAGACTCTCTGTATAATCTGGTTCTCCTTTGAGCTGATCGTACGCTTTCTGGCGTGCCCGAGTAAACCGGCCTTCTTCAAGAACATGATGAACATGATCGACATAGTGGCTATCATCCCCTACTTCATCACACTCGGCACTGAGCTGGCCGAAGACCCAGAAAACGAGGGAGTCGGGGAGCAGGCAACATCTCTGGCCATCCTCAGGGTGATCCGTCTGGTCAGGGTGTTCAGGATCTTCAAGCTGTCACGGCACTCCAAAGGACTGCAGATTTTGGGGCAGACCCTCAAGGCCAGTATGCGAGAGCTGGGATTGCTGATCTTCTTTCTGTTCATTGGAGTCATCTTGTTCTCCAGTGCTGTCTACTTTGctgaggcagaggaggaaggaTCCTTCTTTGGCAGCATCCCGGATGCATTTTGGTGGGCTGTTGTGTCTATGACAACTGTTGGCTATGGGGACATGGTCCCGGTCACTATAGGAGGCAAGATAGTGGGATCTCTGTGCGCCATTGCTGGAGTGTTGACAATTGCACTCCCAGTGCCTGTCATTGTGTCCAACTTCAACTACTTCTACCACAGGGAGACCGAGGGAGAAGAGCAGGCCCAGCTGCTCAACGTCAGCAATCCCAACATCCCCTCTGAAACCAACTCCAGCCGCCGTAGTTCGTCCACCGTCAGCAAGTCAGAGTACATGGAGATTGACGGAGACATAAACAATAGCATCGACAACTTTAGGGAGGCAAATCTCAGAACTGGCAATTGCACTATAGCCAACCAAAACTGTGTAAATAAAAGCAAGCTGCTTACAGATGTTTAGACACTAGTTAGGAACTTTGGGATCTCTATGGGACTGTCATATGTGGAGTAGACCATCAGTTAGGAATGCTTCATTTACCTCCTCAAAGCGCTCTATGGCAATAGGCCTAAAACTACGCTCAGCTATATAGAAAGGAAAATCAAAGCTCTTAGCGTATATGACAGGTAGATAGAATAATTAATTCCTCTGATCCTACAAATATATAGGttcatcaaaaagaaaacattacgCATATCCACGGCTCCCTGGAGGACGCAGAGCACACACCGTCTCATCAGATGATGGCGTGATAATTAAAATCTTATGCATGGAGTACAGATAACATTTCAGCAAGTTGCACAATGCACCAGAAAAGTCTGCAGAGACATGCAAGCACCTGCAGCTGAAGTGGTAAGCGCCATGAAGTTAGGtgacccccctcccccctctgctccctccttcctcctcctctctcctccctcccctacAAAGGATATCTACTATTCAGCAAAGCACCTTATAGGAGGAAGACTGATCTCTCTTGTTTGGATGTAAACCGATGGTGATCTACTTGCTTCACGGACATCCGCAATGCTGCTGTTTTCCAGCAGATGCTGTAATTGTGATATCACCAAGTGATTCAATGCCATGCCCTTTAGATGCAACACAGCACAACGTTAAAGTGAGCTTCACACGAGCATGATTAGAGACTTTCCATTTTGATATTGGCATGCATGAGACATATCTCACATAATGGAAAGGATGTTCTTTTGGATACCTGCCTCCATCCCCCCTCCTTCTCATCTGTTTTCATACGAGTGCACTGGATGAGTTCCTTAATTTGAAATACTAATCATTTAGAAGTATAGAAATTGAATGTTAAACCTTAAGGGAACAGTACATAAATGAGATCATAGCATGAAAAAAGTAACCTGCATTATGGTCTATCGACTAAGGTACTTTTGTATCCTGGTATATTTAATGCATGACATGAGTATTCAGCTTGTTGCAATTCAGGCACTCTGCAGTGCCCTATTGTCAGGGAAACTAAGGAAATCAAATTCTGGATGTTTCTGAATTGCAATCAAATATATCCAAACCCACCTTGAGGATGCAGAGTTTCTAATTTAAAAGTagtcaaagaaataaatgtatcaaaaatgcatataattataataagcACCAATTACAGTATTACGTCAATAGTGCAGTGCATGGACCTTCTTTGAACAAGAAAAGTTAACATATCATTAGTCATGCTTCCATTTCCACGTCAAATTTGAGTACACATTGGTTTAATCCACTTCGAAAAGGATCAATACCAAAATTTCACTTCGTATTAACAGAGAATAATTCTGACATTAGTTGCTAGTGCCTTTATCCCTTTCACCAACAGGAC
Protein-coding regions in this window:
- the LOC121950046 gene encoding shaker-related potassium channel tsha2-like, which produces MTVVSQENHDDSVVVTPLLQDAADLEAAEQECSERVIINISGLRFETQLKTLSRYPTTLLGDPRKRMRFFDPLRNEYFFDRNRPSFDAVLYYYQSGGRLRRPVSVPVDIFLDEIKFYELEEEVIELYREDEGLAREEERPLPNNVYQRQLWLLFEYPESSGPARINAIVSVMVILISIIIFCLETLPEFREVTALDNSINGSVHGKEPSPFTDPFFMVETLCIVWFSFEFTMRFLSCPSKAAFFKNIMNLIDVVAIAPYFITLSLDLAEHQGSSQQAASLAILRVIRLVRVFRIFKLSRHSKGLQILGQTLHASLRELGLLIFFLIIGVVLFSSSVYFAEAEDPESGFSSIPDAFWWAVVTMTTVGYGDMCPSTMGGKFVGSLCAIAGVLTIALPVPVIVSNFNYFYHRENEDEDNIQYVHVTCGQPPPSMGECDSNKSTQSLSKTESYQESDDLETLTYPNVTSVETYTGKLTVV
- the LOC121950045 gene encoding potassium voltage-gated channel subfamily A member 1-like; the encoded protein is MTVVAGDNMDETSAVPGHPQDTYPPDHNDHECCERVVINIAGLRFETQLKTLSQFPETLLGNPKKRMRYFDPLRNEYFFDRNRPSFDAILYYYQSGGRLRRPVNVPLDMFSEEIKFYELGVDAMEKFREDEGFIREEERPLPEKEFQRQIWLLFEHPESSGTARGIAIVSVMVILISIVIFCLETLPQLKEDPRGRMIAVGNTTVYYKPNILTDPFFVIETLCIIWFSFELIVRFLACPSKPAFFKNMMNMIDIVAIIPYFITLGTELAEDPENEGVGEQATSLAILRVIRLVRVFRIFKLSRHSKGLQILGQTLKASMRELGLLIFFLFIGVILFSSAVYFAEAEEEGSFFGSIPDAFWWAVVSMTTVGYGDMVPVTIGGKIVGSLCAIAGVLTIALPVPVIVSNFNYFYHRETEGEEQAQLLNVSNPNIPSETNSSRRSSSTVSKSEYMEIDGDINNSIDNFREANLRTGNCTIANQNCVNKSKLLTDV